From Microbacterium sp. LWH11-1.2, one genomic window encodes:
- a CDS encoding carbon-nitrogen hydrolase family protein, with protein sequence MSETAAVSVAVCQFAPTASRSDNRERIAALTADAAARGAKLIVFPEYSSYFVDPMDATLAANAEGLDGEFVATLTSLAADYAVVIVAGLAERAADGERVRNTVLAVRGDGILAVYRKQHLYDAFGQTESDWVEPGDPGEPATFVLGGLRFGLMTCYDLRFPELARTLVDADADVLVVPAEWVRGPLKEHHWTTLLAARAIENTVYVVAADHPTPIGVGHSQIVDPQGVVLAGVGTAEGIAVAALERSAIDRVRAVNPSLRVRRYAVVPR encoded by the coding sequence ATGTCCGAGACCGCAGCCGTATCCGTCGCCGTGTGCCAGTTCGCGCCGACGGCGTCCCGTTCCGACAACCGCGAGCGGATCGCTGCGCTGACGGCGGATGCGGCGGCGCGCGGTGCGAAGCTGATCGTGTTCCCCGAGTACTCGAGCTACTTCGTCGATCCGATGGATGCGACGCTCGCCGCGAACGCCGAGGGGCTGGACGGCGAGTTCGTCGCGACCCTCACGTCTCTGGCCGCCGACTACGCGGTCGTGATCGTCGCGGGCCTCGCGGAGCGTGCTGCGGACGGCGAGCGGGTGCGGAACACGGTCCTGGCGGTGCGCGGCGACGGCATCCTCGCGGTCTACCGCAAGCAGCACCTCTATGATGCCTTCGGGCAGACGGAGTCCGATTGGGTCGAACCGGGTGACCCGGGGGAGCCGGCCACGTTCGTGCTCGGTGGCCTGCGCTTCGGGCTGATGACCTGCTACGACCTGCGCTTCCCCGAGCTGGCGCGCACCCTCGTCGATGCGGACGCCGACGTGCTGGTGGTGCCGGCCGAATGGGTGCGGGGTCCGCTCAAGGAGCACCACTGGACCACCCTGCTGGCCGCGCGGGCGATCGAGAACACGGTCTACGTGGTCGCCGCCGACCACCCCACGCCGATCGGCGTCGGGCACTCGCAGATCGTCGATCCGCAGGGCGTCGTCCTCGCCGGCGTCGGCACCGCCGAGGGCATCGCGGTCGCGGCTCTCGAGCGGTCGGCGATAGACCGCGTCCGCGCCGTCAACCCGTCCCTGCGGGTGCGGCGGTACGCGGTGGTTCCCCGCTGA
- a CDS encoding cytosine permease, with translation MNEPQRDIPEPAAVQTEVAAPRATGIEVKSIDWVPLSERTGEPSSLFPLWFMSNANLTTLATGMVGVAMGANFLVSLLAIILGVCVGTVFTSFHSAQGPQLGLPQMIQSRAQFGYRGVAIVCLVVVASIVGFNIFNQLLAGQVLTATTGVDAGAGWYVLITALALTLAIVGYHWIHRVQKWLTWLFLATFGVFSVVALFALPLPAADFSLGAFDGPAFLVQFAAAAAYALGWAPYVSDYSRYLPPQTSPRKALFYTSSGVIVGAGWLMILGAFVASLFADADPVQAITAAADAIVPGAGAVLLWSALPALITVITINIYAASIELITVADSFRSVRPTRFARIVACSIIGLGGLLGAAFSTGEFLDSFGSFLVVLLYVLVPWTSVNLVDYYVVRRGRYAVAEMFRPNGIYGSWGWRGITAYVIGIAAMIPFVVTTWFTGPIAAAMGGIDIALFVGLAASAVAYVLLARGLDLGAERRLATEEAEAMGVRSVSFGAERG, from the coding sequence ATGAACGAGCCCCAGCGCGATATTCCGGAGCCCGCCGCCGTGCAGACCGAGGTGGCAGCACCGAGGGCGACGGGGATCGAGGTCAAGTCCATCGACTGGGTGCCGCTCTCCGAGCGCACCGGCGAGCCGTCGAGCCTGTTCCCGCTGTGGTTCATGTCCAACGCCAACCTCACCACGCTCGCGACGGGCATGGTCGGGGTCGCGATGGGCGCGAACTTCCTGGTGTCGCTGCTCGCGATCATCCTCGGCGTGTGCGTCGGCACCGTGTTCACCTCGTTCCACTCCGCGCAGGGACCGCAGCTGGGTCTGCCGCAGATGATCCAGTCGCGGGCGCAGTTCGGCTACCGCGGTGTCGCCATCGTGTGCCTCGTGGTCGTCGCCAGCATCGTCGGATTCAACATCTTCAACCAGCTGCTCGCCGGGCAGGTGCTCACCGCGACGACCGGAGTCGACGCCGGCGCCGGCTGGTACGTGCTCATCACGGCGCTCGCGCTCACGCTGGCGATCGTGGGGTACCACTGGATCCACCGCGTGCAGAAGTGGCTCACCTGGCTGTTCCTCGCGACCTTCGGCGTGTTCAGCGTCGTGGCGCTCTTCGCTCTCCCGCTCCCCGCGGCGGACTTCTCGCTGGGGGCGTTCGACGGTCCGGCGTTCCTCGTGCAGTTCGCGGCCGCCGCGGCCTACGCGCTGGGCTGGGCGCCGTACGTGTCCGACTACTCGCGGTACCTGCCGCCGCAGACGAGTCCGCGCAAGGCGCTGTTCTACACCTCCTCCGGAGTGATCGTCGGCGCGGGGTGGCTCATGATCCTCGGGGCGTTCGTCGCCTCCCTGTTCGCGGATGCCGACCCTGTGCAGGCGATCACCGCGGCGGCCGACGCGATCGTGCCCGGCGCGGGTGCGGTGCTGCTCTGGTCGGCGCTGCCCGCCCTGATCACGGTCATCACGATCAACATCTACGCCGCGAGCATCGAGCTGATCACGGTGGCCGACTCCTTCCGCTCCGTGCGACCGACGCGGTTCGCCCGCATCGTCGCCTGCAGCATCATCGGACTCGGCGGTCTGCTGGGAGCGGCGTTCTCGACGGGGGAGTTCCTCGACTCGTTCGGGAGCTTCCTCGTGGTGCTGCTCTACGTGCTCGTACCGTGGACGTCGGTGAACCTCGTCGACTACTACGTCGTGCGGCGCGGGCGCTACGCGGTCGCCGAGATGTTCCGTCCGAACGGCATCTACGGCTCCTGGGGATGGCGCGGCATCACCGCCTACGTCATCGGCATCGCCGCGATGATCCCATTCGTCGTGACGACGTGGTTCACGGGTCCGATCGCCGCGGCGATGGGCGGCATCGACATCGCGCTGTTCGTCGGGCTCGCAGCATCCGCTGTCGCTTACGTGCTTCTCGCGCGCGGACTCGATCTCGGCGCGGAACGTCGACTCGCCACGGAAGAGGCCGAGGCGATGGGAGTACGCTCGGTCAGCTTCGGTGCGGAACGCGGCTGA
- a CDS encoding UPF0182 family protein, whose product MTSNSATAPNPATPRTSRRILGISLVIIAALIAAFFVFASLYTEYLWFDQVGFTGVLTTQWIATAVMFVVGFLGMAAPLFLVIQLAYRLRPVYVRLSSQLDRYQEVIEPLRRLAMWGMPIFFGLFAGFAAAGQWKTVWLWANGVATSTVDPQFGIDTGFYMFAMPFYSILLAFVSAVLLLSLLVTALVSYLYGSVRVGQGELRISKPARIQLAVIAGLYLLVQAASFWLDQYKTLTAPDDRITGAAYTGVNATIPGLAILSVVAAVVAVLFFVTAVIGRWRFPLAATALLIVTSLVVGVGYPWIVTTFQVKPNQNAYQAEYYQRNIDGTKEAYGIADLETTAFEAETDAAAGQLREDAETTASIRIMDPKVIPPTVRQLEQYRGYYQFQTTMDVDRYEIDGVMQDTVVSVRDLDMSGLGDGDNWNNRVAVYTHGYGLVAAAGNQRTSDGEPVFLERGIPSSGFLTDRENFEPRVYFGENSPEYSIVGAPEGSEPAEIDYPRGKDGSSETKTTFEGEGGPAVGNTFTKLLYALKFQSEQILFSNLVNEDSQILYDRDPKTRVQKVAPYLELDSDPYPSVVDGRIVWIVDGYTTSSTYPYSTGVSLSDAIADSNVPSPTLAIDDINYIRNSVKATVDAYDGSVTLYAWDEEDPVLETWQKVYPSTVKPISEMSGELMSHVRYPTDLFKVQRDVLGIYHVDTAGSFAQQDNRWQTPNDPRSDAMLQPPYYLTMQMPGQDSPRFSMFSTFIPVSQGAGGSRDVLMGYLAVDSDAGSEAGVKGEGYGQLRMLEIDTDTTVPGPGQVQNTYNSDTAVVPQLNLLQQGESEVIYGNLLTLPVGGGLLYVQPVYVQSSEGTQLPRLQKVLVAFGDRVAFENTLTEALDTLFGGDSGATGGDDEVEPTEPGEDDPSTGETPTEPTEPAEPTGDEAAALAAAQQALLDREAALKAGDLEAFAAADKRLTAAVQKLLELDGAAQ is encoded by the coding sequence GATCGCGGCGTTCTTCGTGTTCGCCTCGCTCTACACGGAGTACCTCTGGTTCGACCAGGTGGGCTTCACCGGCGTGCTCACCACGCAGTGGATCGCCACGGCCGTGATGTTCGTGGTCGGCTTCCTCGGCATGGCAGCGCCGCTCTTCCTCGTGATCCAGCTGGCTTACCGGCTGCGACCGGTCTACGTGCGGCTCAGCTCGCAGCTGGACCGCTACCAGGAGGTCATCGAGCCGCTGCGTCGCCTGGCGATGTGGGGCATGCCGATCTTCTTCGGCCTCTTCGCCGGCTTCGCCGCCGCCGGACAGTGGAAGACCGTCTGGCTGTGGGCCAACGGCGTGGCGACCTCGACGGTCGACCCGCAGTTCGGCATCGACACCGGCTTCTACATGTTCGCGATGCCGTTCTACTCGATCCTGCTCGCGTTCGTCTCGGCCGTGCTGCTGCTCTCGCTCCTCGTCACCGCTCTCGTGTCGTACCTCTACGGCTCGGTGCGCGTCGGCCAGGGCGAGCTGCGCATCTCGAAGCCCGCGCGCATCCAGCTCGCGGTGATCGCCGGTCTCTACCTTCTGGTTCAGGCGGCGAGCTTCTGGCTCGACCAGTACAAGACCCTGACCGCTCCGGACGACCGCATCACCGGTGCGGCCTACACGGGTGTCAACGCGACCATCCCCGGTCTGGCGATCCTCTCGGTCGTCGCCGCCGTGGTCGCCGTGCTCTTCTTCGTCACCGCGGTCATCGGCCGCTGGCGCTTCCCGCTCGCGGCGACCGCGCTGCTGATCGTCACGTCGCTCGTCGTCGGGGTCGGATACCCGTGGATCGTCACCACCTTCCAGGTGAAGCCGAACCAGAACGCCTACCAGGCCGAGTACTACCAGCGGAACATCGACGGCACGAAAGAGGCCTACGGCATCGCCGACCTCGAGACCACGGCCTTCGAGGCCGAGACGGATGCCGCCGCGGGCCAGCTGCGTGAGGACGCCGAGACCACGGCGTCGATCCGCATCATGGACCCGAAGGTCATCCCGCCGACCGTGCGCCAGCTCGAGCAGTACCGCGGGTACTACCAGTTCCAGACGACGATGGACGTCGACCGGTACGAGATCGACGGCGTGATGCAGGACACCGTCGTCTCCGTGCGAGACCTCGACATGTCGGGTCTCGGCGACGGCGACAACTGGAACAACCGCGTCGCGGTCTACACGCACGGCTACGGCCTCGTCGCTGCCGCCGGCAACCAGCGCACCAGCGACGGCGAGCCGGTGTTCCTCGAGCGCGGCATCCCGTCGTCCGGGTTCCTCACCGACCGCGAGAACTTCGAACCGCGCGTCTACTTCGGCGAGAACTCCCCGGAGTACTCGATCGTCGGCGCCCCCGAGGGCTCGGAGCCGGCGGAGATCGACTACCCGCGCGGCAAGGACGGGTCCAGTGAGACGAAGACGACGTTCGAGGGCGAGGGCGGCCCCGCCGTCGGCAACACGTTCACGAAGCTGCTGTACGCGCTGAAGTTCCAGTCCGAGCAGATCCTGTTCTCGAACCTCGTGAACGAGGACTCGCAGATCCTCTACGACCGCGATCCGAAGACGCGCGTGCAGAAGGTCGCCCCGTACCTCGAGCTCGACAGCGACCCGTACCCGAGCGTCGTCGACGGCCGCATCGTCTGGATCGTCGACGGCTACACCACGAGCTCGACGTACCCGTACTCGACGGGCGTCAGCCTGTCGGACGCGATCGCCGACTCCAACGTCCCGTCGCCCACGCTCGCGATCGACGACATCAACTACATCCGAAACTCCGTGAAGGCCACGGTCGACGCCTACGACGGCTCGGTCACGCTCTACGCGTGGGACGAGGAGGACCCGGTGCTGGAGACCTGGCAGAAGGTCTACCCGTCGACGGTCAAGCCGATCAGCGAGATGTCCGGCGAGCTCATGAGCCACGTGCGCTACCCGACCGACCTGTTCAAGGTGCAGCGCGACGTGCTGGGGATCTACCACGTCGACACGGCCGGATCGTTCGCACAGCAGGACAACCGCTGGCAGACGCCGAACGACCCCCGCAGCGACGCGATGCTGCAGCCGCCGTACTACCTGACGATGCAGATGCCGGGGCAGGATTCGCCGCGCTTCTCGATGTTCTCCACCTTCATCCCCGTCTCCCAGGGAGCGGGCGGCAGCCGAGACGTGCTGATGGGCTACCTCGCGGTGGACTCGGATGCCGGGTCGGAGGCCGGAGTGAAGGGCGAGGGCTACGGCCAGCTCCGGATGCTCGAGATCGACACGGACACCACTGTGCCCGGTCCCGGCCAGGTGCAGAACACCTACAACTCGGACACCGCCGTCGTGCCGCAGCTGAACCTGCTGCAACAGGGCGAGTCCGAGGTGATCTACGGCAACCTGCTCACGCTTCCGGTGGGTGGCGGTCTGCTCTACGTTCAGCCCGTGTACGTGCAGTCCTCCGAGGGTACGCAGCTCCCGAGGCTGCAGAAGGTCCTCGTCGCCTTCGGCGATCGGGTGGCCTTCGAGAACACGCTCACCGAGGCGCTCGACACGCTCTTCGGGGGCGACTCGGGTGCGACCGGCGGTGACGACGAGGTCGAGCCGACGGAACCCGGTGAGGACGATCCGAGCACCGGCGAGACGCCGACCGAGCCGACCGAACCCGCAGAGCCCACGGGCGATGAGGCCGCGGCCCTCGCGGCCGCCCAGCAGGCGCTGCTCGACCGCGAGGCAGCGCTGAAGGCAGGAGACCTCGAAGCCTTCGCGGCCGCCGACAAGCGCCTGACGGCAGCGGTCCAGAAGCTCCTCGAGCTGGACGGTGCCGCGCAGTGA